A single region of the Melospiza georgiana isolate bMelGeo1 chromosome 7, bMelGeo1.pri, whole genome shotgun sequence genome encodes:
- the BBS5 gene encoding Bardet-Biedl syndrome 5 protein isoform X2, whose amino-acid sequence MKMRPGEVLIDCLESVEDTKGNNGDRGKLLVTNLRIIWRSLSLPRVNLSVGYNCVINITTRTANSKLRGQTEALYILTKCNNTRFEFIFTNVVPGSPRLFTSVIAVHRAYETSKMYRDLKLRSALIQNKQLRLLPQEQIYDKVNGVWNLSSDQGNLGTFFITNVRIVWHANMNDSFNVSIPYLQIRSIKMRDSKFGLALVIESSQQSGGYVLGFKIDPVEKLQEAVKEINSLHKVYSANPIFGVDYEMEEKPQPLEDLTVEQVPDDVEIEADEHTDAFVAYFADENKQHDREPVFSEELGLAIEKLKDGFTLQGLWEVMT is encoded by the exons ATGAAAATGAGACCTGGAGAGGTCCTTATAGACTGCTTAGAGTCTGTTGAAGATACCAAAGGAAACAACGGAGACAGAG GCAAGCTGCTTGTGACAAATTTGCGGATCATTTGGCGCTCACTATCATTGCCCAGAGTCAACCTCT CTGTCGGTTACAACTGCGTTATAAATATAACTACAAGAACTGCCAACTCA AAATTACGAGGGCAGACAGAAGCTCTGTATATATTGACTAAATGTAACAATACTCGCTTTGAGTTCATATTTACCAATGTTGTTCCTGGAAGTCCCAGACTTTTCACTTCAGTTATTGCTGTGCACAG AGCTTATGAAACTTCCAAAATGTATCGTGATCTGAAGCTGAGAAGTGCATTGATTCAAAACAAGCAACTGAGATTGTTACCACAAGAACAAATCTATGATAAAGTCAATGGAGTTTGGAATTTATCAAGTGACCAG ggaaattTGGGAACATTTTTTATTACTAATGTGAGAATAGTTTGGCATGCAAATATGAATGACAGCTTTAATGTCAGCATACCATATCTACAAATT CGTTCAATAAAAATGAGAGACTCAAAGTTTGGCTTGGCTCTTGTGATAGAGAGTTCTCAGCAG AGTGGAGGATATGTACTTGGTTTTAAAATAGACCCTGTAGAGAAACTACAGGAGGcagtgaaagaaataaattcgCTTCACAAAGTTTATTCAGCTAATCCTATATTTGGAGTGGATtatgaaatggaagaaaag CCTCAACCCCTTGAAGACCTAACAGTGGAGCAGGTTCCAGATGATGTGGAAATAGAAGCTGATGAACATACAGATGCTTTTGTG gCTTACTTTGCTGATGAAAACAAG CAACATGACCGGGAGCCTGTGTTTTCAGAAGAACTGGGACTTGCAATAGAGAAGCTGAAGGATGGATTCACACTCCAGGGACTCTGGGAAGTAATGACCTGA
- the BBS5 gene encoding Bardet-Biedl syndrome 5 protein isoform X1 produces the protein MSGVLDVLWEDRDVRFDISPQQMKMRPGEVLIDCLESVEDTKGNNGDRGKLLVTNLRIIWRSLSLPRVNLSVGYNCVINITTRTANSKLRGQTEALYILTKCNNTRFEFIFTNVVPGSPRLFTSVIAVHRAYETSKMYRDLKLRSALIQNKQLRLLPQEQIYDKVNGVWNLSSDQGNLGTFFITNVRIVWHANMNDSFNVSIPYLQIRSIKMRDSKFGLALVIESSQQSGGYVLGFKIDPVEKLQEAVKEINSLHKVYSANPIFGVDYEMEEKPQPLEDLTVEQVPDDVEIEADEHTDAFVAYFADENKQHDREPVFSEELGLAIEKLKDGFTLQGLWEVMT, from the exons ATGAGCGGGGTGCTGGACGTGCTGTGGGAGGACAGGGATGTCCGCTTCGACATCTCCCCGCA aCAAATGAAAATGAGACCTGGAGAGGTCCTTATAGACTGCTTAGAGTCTGTTGAAGATACCAAAGGAAACAACGGAGACAGAG GCAAGCTGCTTGTGACAAATTTGCGGATCATTTGGCGCTCACTATCATTGCCCAGAGTCAACCTCT CTGTCGGTTACAACTGCGTTATAAATATAACTACAAGAACTGCCAACTCA AAATTACGAGGGCAGACAGAAGCTCTGTATATATTGACTAAATGTAACAATACTCGCTTTGAGTTCATATTTACCAATGTTGTTCCTGGAAGTCCCAGACTTTTCACTTCAGTTATTGCTGTGCACAG AGCTTATGAAACTTCCAAAATGTATCGTGATCTGAAGCTGAGAAGTGCATTGATTCAAAACAAGCAACTGAGATTGTTACCACAAGAACAAATCTATGATAAAGTCAATGGAGTTTGGAATTTATCAAGTGACCAG ggaaattTGGGAACATTTTTTATTACTAATGTGAGAATAGTTTGGCATGCAAATATGAATGACAGCTTTAATGTCAGCATACCATATCTACAAATT CGTTCAATAAAAATGAGAGACTCAAAGTTTGGCTTGGCTCTTGTGATAGAGAGTTCTCAGCAG AGTGGAGGATATGTACTTGGTTTTAAAATAGACCCTGTAGAGAAACTACAGGAGGcagtgaaagaaataaattcgCTTCACAAAGTTTATTCAGCTAATCCTATATTTGGAGTGGATtatgaaatggaagaaaag CCTCAACCCCTTGAAGACCTAACAGTGGAGCAGGTTCCAGATGATGTGGAAATAGAAGCTGATGAACATACAGATGCTTTTGTG gCTTACTTTGCTGATGAAAACAAG CAACATGACCGGGAGCCTGTGTTTTCAGAAGAACTGGGACTTGCAATAGAGAAGCTGAAGGATGGATTCACACTCCAGGGACTCTGGGAAGTAATGACCTGA
- the KLHL41 gene encoding kelch-like protein 41, translating to MYLYLASEIKLQRLQAGQKAHWSAFFTDKPLGRQQLKLSTPSPFPSVCEMDSQRELTEELRLYQSTLLQDGLKELLEEKKFVDCSLKAGDRSLPCHRLILSACSPYFREYFLSEQNEEKKKEVVLDNVDPNILDMIVKYLYSASIDLNDSNVQDIFALASRFQIPSVFTVCVSYLQKRLAVGNCLAILRLGVLLDCPRLAFSARDFISDHFVQICKEEDFMQLAPHELISVISPDSLNVEKEELVFEAVMRWVRTDKENRVKSLGEIFDCIRFRLMPEKYFKEQVEKDDIIKSNSDLQKKVKIIKDAFAGKLPDSSKSTEKSTKGEVNGDVGDEDLLPGYLNDLPRHGMFVKDLILLVNDTAAVAYDPLENECYLAALAEQIPRNHSSIVTKQNQVYIVGGLYVEEENKDQPFQSYFFQLDSIAGEWVALPPLPSARCLFGLGESDNKIYVIAGKDLRTEESLDSVLCYDPVAMKWGEIKKLPIKVYGHATISNNGLIYCLGGKTDDKKCTNRLFVYNPKKGDWRDLAPMKVPRSMFGTAIHKGKIVIAGGVTEEGLTASVEAFDLTTNKWEIMPEFPQERSSISLVTLSGALYAIGGFAMIQLESKEFAPSEVTDIWKYDDEKKEWVGILKEIRYATGASCLATRLNLFKLSKL from the exons ATGTACCTATATTTAGCTAGTGAGATTAAATTGCAGAGGCTTCAAGCAGGGCAAAAAGCACATTGGTCTGCCTTTTTTACAGACAAACCCTTGGGCAGACAACAGCTAAAGCTTTCTACTCCCTCCCCTTTCCCAAGTGTTTGCGAAATGGATTCCCAAAGGGAACTCACTGAAGAGCTCAGACTTTACCAATCCACCCTCCTTCAGGATGGCCTCAAAGAACTCCTTGAAGAGAAAAAGTTTGTAGATTGCTCTCTAAAAGCTGGTGACAGAAGCCTGCCTTGCCACAGATTGATTCTGTCGGCATGTAGCCCTTATTTTCGTGAGTATTTCTTATCTGAgcaaaatgaagagaaaaagaaggaagtaGTTCTAGATAATGTTGACCCCAACATCCTGGATATGATTGTCAAATACCTTTATTCAGCAAGTATTGATCTCAATGATTCTAATGTGCAAGATATTTTTGCTTTGGCCAGCCGCTTCCAGATCCCTTCTGTAttcactgtgtgtgtgtcctaCCTTCAGAAGAGGCTTGCTGTTGGTAACTGTCTGGCCATCCTTCGGTTAGGTGTTCTGCTTGACTGCCCCAGACTTGCATTTTCTGCCCGTGATTTTATTTCAGATCATTTTGTGCAGATCTGCAAAGAAGAGGACTTCATGCAGCTTGCCCCTCATGAACTTATCTCAGTTATTTCACCTGACAGTTTAAACGTAGAGAAGGAAGAACTGGTATTTGAAGCAGTAATGAGATGGGTCCGAACAGACAAGGAGAACAGAGTAAAGAGCCTGGGGGAAATTTTTGACTGCATACGTTTTCGTCTAAtgccagaaaaatatttcaaagaacaGGTTGAGAAGGATGATATAATTAAAAGCAACTCAGACCTTCAGAAAAAAGTTAAGATTATTAAGGATGCTTTTGCTGGAAAACTGCCTGACTCTAGCAAAAGCACAGAGAAGTCAACCAAAGGGGAGGTGAATGGCGATGTAGGAGATGAAGATTTACTGCCTGGCTACCTAAATGACCTTCCCAGGCATGGCATGTTCGTCAAAGACCTGATTCTTCTGGTTAATGACACTGCTGCAGTAGCTTATGATCCTCTTGAAAATGAATGTTACCTGGCAGCTCTTGCAGAACAGATTCCCAGAAATCATTCCAGTATAGTCACCAAACAAAATCAGGTCTATATTGTTGGAGGACTCTATGTGGAAGAGGAGAACAAGGATCAGCCTTTCCAGTCATACTTCTTCCAG CTGGATAGCATTGCTGGAGAGTGGGTTGCCCTTCCTCCACTGCCGTCAGCCAGGTGTCTCTTCGGGCTGGGAGAGTCAGACAACAAGATCTATGTCATAGCAGGCAAGGACCTTCGCACCGAGGAGTCACTAGATTCAGTACTGTGCTATGACCCTGT GGCAATGAAATGGGGTGAGATCAAAAAACTGCCCATCAAAGTATATGGCCATGCAACTATCTCAAACAATGGACTGATATATTGTCTTGGTGGGAAAACTGATGATAA GAAATGCACTAATAGATTATTTGTGTACAATCCCAAGAAAGGAGACTGGAGAGACCTGGCTCCAATGAAAGTGCCTCGCTCGATGTTTGGAACAGCCATCCATAAGGGCAAGATTGTCATTGCAGGTGGTGTCACTGAGGAAGGCCTTACTGCATCTGTTGAAGCTTTTGATCTGACCACCAATAA ATGGGAGATAATGCCTGAATTTCCCCAAGAGAGAAGTTCCATTAGTTTAGTCACTTTAAGTGGAGCTTTGTATGCTATTGGAGGCTTTGCAATGATTCAGCTTGAATCTAAAGAATTTGCACCTAGTGAAGTCACTGACATATGGAA